The following is a genomic window from Flavobacterium crassostreae.
TAAAATCAATAACTCTTGTTAAAAAAAGGTTCGTTTTGAAAACGATTGCCCTAGCCCAGATAGTAGCGGCATCCTTTTTGTTTTTTCTTTAAAAACAAAAAGATATAGCGGATAACTGGAAGTAGCTTCGGATAAAAAAAATAGAAAAATAGGGGTGGAGCATCTAATATTTTATGCCTACTTTAGCCATTATTCAAAATAATTAGTTACATAAACCATGTCAGACGATCAAAAAAAGCAATTAGAGTCGCAGCTCTGGGCTATTGCCAATATTTTAAGGGGTAAAATATCTGCTAATCAATTTCAGGATTATATTTTGGGGTTTATTTTTTATAAATACCTTTCGGAAAAATTAGAAAAAAAAGCAAATGAGTTTTTAAAACCAGATGGTATTGTATTATCACCTACATTAGCTATAAGGATTGCCATTTTCGCATTTTCGGTAATTAATGATTCGATTTGATCAAAAGCATTAATTGCAGCATCTATTGCCATATCTAATTCTACATTCAGATGACAATCTTCTTCAAACAGAGTTATAGGAGATAAGGTTACTGTTTTTCCGGTTGCGAGTTGGACTTTGCTCTCTACGGAACTTTTAGATAAATTACTGATATCTATGTCACAAACTACCAAATCCAAGTTTTTGATAGTATTGGGTTGCATTCTTTCTAACACTTCTATTCCAGCTGGACCCACTCCAATAATTTTAATTTCATTCCTATTCATGCTCTTTGGCTATTTAGTTTACTTGTTTAAGTTATTCTGTGTCGCTTGCTGTACAAAATTACTTTCACTACAAAACTAAATCCTGATAATGCCGTAACATGGCCGAGGAATATTTTGTTTCACTTTAGTGAAGACATGAAAAGACAATAAAATATATTGTTTTTATTTATAAAGCTGTGTCATTTTTAAAATTCTCTTTTTGATTTCATTTTGAAGTGAAACAGGCGATATAACCTTGACATTGGAGTCATATTTCAATAGTTCCATAACGATATCATTAGTTGGATGAATATACAATTCAATGGATCAAGTCTAAATGTTGTGGGGAAATATAAAAATAGAGATATTTGTATTTCCAAATCAGATACAAATGCAAGATTCTTTTGTCGACCTTCTCAAGTTGTTACTTCCTGAAATCATAGTTGAATACTTTGAACTGACTTCCTATAAAAAAGAGGAAGAGATACTTCATCTTTACTTAAAGGAGATTAATTCAATTCCTAAAGAACATCGACAATCAAAATTGAGCTCAAAAGGGTTCTTTGATGAAATAACAGTTCAGGATTTCCCTATTCGTGGGCATCAGGTATATCTTCATATCACTCGAAGAAGATGGCTAAACGAAGATACTGGAAAAGTAGTTTTTAGAGATTGGAATTTAGTAGCAGACGGAACTCGGGTGACACAGGAGTTTGCGTCTTTTTTAAAAGAGATCCATAGATTCCAAGCCTAATGATTGCAATGCTATCGCCTCTTTCTATGGCGTTAGCGGTAAAAACCTACAACATCAATACAAAGATTTCTTAAGTGATTTCAAAATATGGAATCAAAAACTACACGCAAAAGAATGGCTTATTTTTCCTGAAAACATTGGAAAACGATTATCAATAGACGAAACCTCCTTGTCCAATGGCGAACTCTATACTATTTTGACCAACAAAGCTGGAAAGGGAAAGAAAGGAACTATAGTGGCCATGATTGCTGGAACTAAAGCGGAAACGGTAATCGCTATCATTGAAAGAATCCCTCTTAAACAACGAAATCTAGTCACCGAGATAACCCTTGATATGGCAGGAAATATGGGGCTCATTGCCAAGAAATCCTTTCCTAATGCAACTCGCGTCATCGACCGGTTCCACGTTCAAAAATTGGCTACAGAAGCTTTACAGGAAATAAGAATTAAATACCGTTGGCAAGCTATAGACCAAGAAAATCAGGCAATAGAAAAAGCGAAGAAAAACAAGAAAAGGTTTGAGCCTGAAGTATTGACTAATGGAGATACTATTAAGCAGTGTTTTGACCCCTATAAAACAAGAGTATTATTGTAAATTTCGATTATTATTTATGCGGTTAATTTTTTCATCAAAATTAGACGCTTATCCTGGTTCCATTTCTCTATTGGGGTAATGCGTCCTAAAAGTCCATGTAGCCTAGTATTATTATAGAAAATCACATATCTTTTTAGTATTAGTTCAATTTCTCCAAAAGTTCTATAATCAACTCTTTGGAACACTTCTTTTTTTAGTATTCCATGATAGGCTTCAATATGTGCATTTTCTTCTGGTGTTGCTACATGGGTAAATTCTTGCTGAACTCCAATGAGTCCAAGGTATTCCCGAACTCTTTTGGCAATAAATTGACTTCCATTATCACTTCTTATCACAACATTTTCAGGGTATTGGTATTCTAAAAATAAATCAGAAAGCAAAGCGATTACTTTGTTTTGTTTTATAGAAAAAGAGAAAAAATCCTTTAATATTCTGCGAGTATGAACGTCTATTATAGATAGTAAATAAGCGTTTTTACCTACCTTTGGGATCCAAACCATCTTAATATCCATTTCTAAACATTCAAAAGGTTTAGTGGTTTTAACTTTTCTATATTTTACAAATTTACGACCAGAACCACTCCTGTTTATTCGGTTTTCTAGTTTCAACAAACCCTCTTCTCTCATAATTCGATACAACTTTTTAGGATTAATTAAGTACCCCTCTCGTTGTAAATAGGAAGTCATTAAACGGTAACCGCAGTCAATAAACTCATTACTTAAAACATCTTTAACAGATTCAACAACAGTATCTTGACTTACATATCCTTGATGTTTATTAAAGGTAAATTCACTAGGTTTAATACCTTTCTTACCTGAGCTTGGTCTTCTATAATAACTACTTTGAACCATGCCTACCATAGCAATAATTTTAGTTTTACTAATCTTATGTTTACTATAAAAACTATCTACTAAATCTTTCTTGGATCGGATGTCCCAAACTTTTTTTTTAAAAGTTCACGCCCGATTTCTAATTCGATTTCCTTGTTAGCTAATAATTTGCGTAGAATTCTGTTTTCTTCCTCAGCTTGCTTTAGCTCTTTACTACTAGTGTCATAAGTTACTTTTAAACCTGCTTCTCCCTGCTTCTCGTGTTTCTTCTTCCAGCTATACAAAGTGCCAGTGCTAAGGCTGTATTTACGGCAGGTTTCAACGGCTCCTAATTCTTCTGAAAAGGATAGGATTTCTAGCTTTTCTTCTAAACTCCATTTCTTGTATTTCATATCTCAAATGTACTATTTGAAATTTAAAATATCACTCCGAACTATTAAGGGGCTAAAATAAGCAGTTACTTGCTAGAAGTAGGTATTTCTTATACAAGAATAAATCAAAATGGACGGCGAATCAATTACAACGAGCATTATTGTTGTTTGAATTATATCCCGACATAAAAGAAGCTTACAATCTATCTCAAGGATTACGGAACATTTTTGAAAACACAACCGATAAAATCATTGGTTTTGCCAGACTAGCTAAATGGCATGAAAAAGTAAATCAATCTGGATTTAAGTCTTTCAATACAATATCTCGAACCATAATCAATCATTATCAAAGCATATTGAACTATTTTGATAATAGAAGTACTAATGCATCAGCAGAATCCTTTAACGCCAAAATAAAAGCTTTTAGATCTCAGTTTAGAGGTGTTAGAAATGTAGAATTCTTTCTTTTTAGGCTAACTAATATTTATGCCTAATTTTTGCTGCTCCACAGGTTTTAGGATTGATCCAATTCAATCACTAATTCCTCATCAGTATCCTTCAGGACTTTTTGTGAAGAATGTAATGGGAATGATTTGATATAATTTCCCTGTTGCCAAGTAAAAGAAAGTATTATTTTTTGAACAGGTTCGTAGGTTTCAATACCAAAAGCATGTTGGTATTTTTTATCAACATCAAATGAGATAGCCTTGAATGTAGTATCTGAAATTTTTAAATCAGTGATTCTGTCAAAACCAAAGTTTTTTACGATACCATCTTTCTCATCCTGTGCAATAAGGTACCAGCGGTGTTCCGATTCCTTTATGGCTAATGGTTTTACGCTACGTTGGCTGATTTCCATATCCCAAAACTTCGTATGGGTGAATGAAATCAGGAAACGGTTTTGTATGGCATACAGTATTCCGCTTATTAAATGGGTTCCAGTAACTTTCCTTTTTTCGAGATAAATACTCGGGGATAATTTATTTCCTTCTTTTAGTGCCTGATGAATAGAAAACGCTTCGATCATTCGTGATACTGAAGGATCTTCGATTTCCTCATCGATAGAATACACTTTATCTTTCCGATTGTATTGAATAAGCATGCCAAACAAATCAAAAATGTCTTTTTTGTCTCTGTCAAATGTTCTTGAAGAGTATTCAAAATTTTTACCTAAATCATCATTTTTAAGTTTTGTCATTACATGTTTATGCAAATCAATTTCTATTGCTACTCGATCTTCGTTTTCGTCGTAACCTGTTTTGTAATATTTGATTTCCTCTTGACTCGCTGAAATCCTACCAACATCTGAGGTTACTTTTGCCAAGGCATAACAACCTGAATTTTCTCCCGTCAGCCATAAAATTACTTTATCCCCTTTTTTTATTTTGTCTTTGTGAGTCGCTACTTTCCATGTAGTTAGCAACTCATTTTGCAAAGAACCAACAACATCATAAAATTTAGGATTACCTTGAAATATCCAGTAATTGATAGTGTTTTTTTGACCCAATTTTTCTTGGAGAAACTTTAAATAATTGTCCTTTCCTAATATTGCTCTTGGTCTATCTCTTGATCTGTTTTCACTGAATTTAGAAAATTCTGCTGTTTTATCATAGATGTTTTTCTTAATCGAATTAATTTCAATTTTAGAGTTTTTTGATTTTATAATAAATAATTCAGATTCAAAATTTTTCTTATATTCAAGTTCATATAAATCTAATTCTTGCACAAGGCGCTCTTTTTTACTACCAAACTGTTTCGAAAAATAATTACTTTTTTTTCCATCATGTTCAATCATCCAATTTACAAAATCCTCTTTAACATTTATTGATTCTTCAGTTACATCAGCTTTTGGAATTATCTCAAACCCTTCCTTTTTTAACAATTGAAAAGCAGGAGTATCAACGCCACCTGAAAATATAGAAGAGTCAAGTTCTCCTCCAGTTGCAAAGCGATTGGCAATACTAATTACTAATTTAGGGGGATAGTGTTTGCCTTCATGGATTAAATCATAAGTACTGGAATGTCTTCCAGATCTAATTCCTTCTCTATCTATCTCTTGAATTGCAGATAATATATCCTCTTTTTTGATTTCGTTCATAGTTTTAATTCATGCTAAAATTATTTTCTCAATTTGATTGAGCTATTGTCAATTTGCTCGAAAAGATAGATGTAATTGCCTTTTGATTTTGTAGATCTCAACATAATTTGTTTTGTTAAATCAATCTCTCCTTTTCTTTCAGTATACAATCCTCTTTTTTCAATAAAATCAGCAATTTCATCAAAAGTTGCTGAGAAATTTTCTTTATTGATATTGATTAATGCAATAACAATAGCTTCATGCAGTGTTAATAGATTTTTCATTATTAGTTTATTAAATTTAATGCTATTAATTATGCCCTCCATTCTGCAAACTGGCCTTCGGCTTGTTCCATTATTTCCTGTAGTATGTTGTTGAGTTCCAGAATACCTACTTTTCCTCTCAATTCTCTTTTTACGGCCAATCGTATGCTTGCTTTAGCATCTTCTTTGCTCATCCAGTCTAGTTGTAAATTACTTTTTACAGCCTTCACCACGCCATGTACAATATCCTGAATGGGTCCAGCTTCTTTGATGATTTCCTTTTTGGAAGCTATAATGTCATAGAAAGCTAACTCTTCATCGCTCAATCCTAATTCCTTATTTCGGTGATCTTCCTCTTGCAAATGTTTTGCTCTCTCTACTAATTCAGCAATGGTGGTATAAGAATCAATCGCATTTTTATGGTAGTTCTCGATTACTCGTTCCAGTTCTTCTTTGAGCGAAGTGTATTTCTTTATGTTCTTATGCAATCGTAGTTTAACCTCGTCCATTAGGATGTTTTTCAACAACTCAATTTTTATAGCGATACTATCTTTTTCTTTTTTGGCACCCAAAAGAAAATCTTCGTTTAATATAGAGATATCAGCACGTTCTAATCCTGCCATGGCAAATACATCTACAATATCATCTGATTCGATACTGCGGCTTATCAATTCCTTGATTTGGTCTTTTTGATTCGTTCGGGTTCCTTTTACTGATTTGGCGTTCCGAATCGCTTTTGATAAATGTTGGATAAACAACACATCAACTGAATGTTCCTGAATTTGAGGTTGTGATTTTACAATAGATAATAAGCCCTTCAATTTCTTCTCTTCTAGCATAAATTGGTTTGCTGCTTCATCATATTTAATAATGCCGTTCAATGCCTTTCTTATCAAGAGTACCTTGTCGCTATCTCGTAATCCTTTCCAATTGGAATAGTCACTTTTTTCGGGTAATA
Proteins encoded in this region:
- a CDS encoding WYL domain-containing protein translates to MNEIKKEDILSAIQEIDREGIRSGRHSSTYDLIHEGKHYPPKLVISIANRFATGGELDSSIFSGGVDTPAFQLLKKEGFEIIPKADVTEESINVKEDFVNWMIEHDGKKSNYFSKQFGSKKERLVQELDLYELEYKKNFESELFIIKSKNSKIEINSIKKNIYDKTAEFSKFSENRSRDRPRAILGKDNYLKFLQEKLGQKNTINYWIFQGNPKFYDVVGSLQNELLTTWKVATHKDKIKKGDKVILWLTGENSGCYALAKVTSDVGRISASQEEIKYYKTGYDENEDRVAIEIDLHKHVMTKLKNDDLGKNFEYSSRTFDRDKKDIFDLFGMLIQYNRKDKVYSIDEEIEDPSVSRMIEAFSIHQALKEGNKLSPSIYLEKRKVTGTHLISGILYAIQNRFLISFTHTKFWDMEISQRSVKPLAIKESEHRWYLIAQDEKDGIVKNFGFDRITDLKISDTTFKAISFDVDKKYQHAFGIETYEPVQKIILSFTWQQGNYIKSFPLHSSQKVLKDTDEELVIELDQS
- a CDS encoding type I restriction enzyme endonuclease domain-containing protein; amino-acid sequence: MKKRFRKPEDPLQIVIVRDMWLTGFDAPCVHTMYIDKIMRGHTLMQAITRTNRVFKDKPSGVIVDYIGIGDLLKIATSKYTGGGGKGQPTIDMHQALEMFYNQVEICKSLLPEKSDYSNWKGLRDSDKVLLIRKALNGIIKYDEAANQFMLEEKKLKGLLSIVKSQPQIQEHSVDVLFIQHLSKAIRNAKSVKGTRTNQKDQIKELISRSIESDDIVDVFAMAGLERADISILNEDFLLGAKKEKDSIAIKIELLKNILMDEVKLRLHKNIKKYTSLKEELERVIENYHKNAIDSYTTIAELVERAKHLQEEDHRNKELGLSDEELAFYDIIASKKEIIKEAGPIQDIVHGVVKAVKSNLQLDWMSKEDAKASIRLAVKRELRGKVGILELNNILQEIMEQAEGQFAEWRA
- a CDS encoding ISAon1 family transposase N-terminal region protein, whose amino-acid sequence is MQDSFVDLLKLLLPEIIVEYFELTSYKKEEEILHLYLKEINSIPKEHRQSKLSSKGFFDEITVQDFPIRGHQVYLHITRRRWLNEDTGKVVFRDWNLVADGTRVTQEFASFLKEIHRFQA
- a CDS encoding IS3 family transposase, with protein sequence MVGMVQSSYYRRPSSGKKGIKPSEFTFNKHQGYVSQDTVVESVKDVLSNEFIDCGYRLMTSYLQREGYLINPKKLYRIMREEGLLKLENRINRSGSGRKFVKYRKVKTTKPFECLEMDIKMVWIPKVGKNAYLLSIIDVHTRRILKDFFSFSIKQNKVIALLSDLFLEYQYPENVVIRSDNGSQFIAKRVREYLGLIGVQQEFTHVATPEENAHIEAYHGILKKEVFQRVDYRTFGEIELILKRYVIFYNNTRLHGLLGRITPIEKWNQDKRLILMKKLTA
- a CDS encoding ISAon1 family transposase, which produces MASFYGVSGKNLQHQYKDFLSDFKIWNQKLHAKEWLIFPENIGKRLSIDETSLSNGELYTILTNKAGKGKKGTIVAMIAGTKAETVIAIIERIPLKQRNLVTEITLDMAGNMGLIAKKSFPNATRVIDRFHVQKLATEALQEIRIKYRWQAIDQENQAIEKAKKNKKRFEPEVLTNGDTIKQCFDPYKTRVLL
- a CDS encoding transposase; the encoded protein is MKYKKWSLEEKLEILSFSEELGAVETCRKYSLSTGTLYSWKKKHEKQGEAGLKVTYDTSSKELKQAEEENRILRKLLANKEIELEIGRELLKKKFGTSDPRKI